From Kangiella sp. TOML190, one genomic window encodes:
- the pckA gene encoding phosphoenolpyruvate carboxykinase (ATP), whose product MSLDLNQLDLAQYGISNVAEIVYNPSYELLFEEETRTDNQGYERGVVTESGAVSVDTGIFTGRSPKDKYIVMDDVTRDTVWWSKNGVNDNKAISPEVWSDLKALVTKQLSESRLFVVDAFCGANEDTRLKVRFITQVAWQAHFVKNMFIRPTDAELEGFEPDFVVMNGSKTTNPDYEKHGLNSENFVAFNLTEKIQLIGGTWYGGEMKKGMFSMMNYLLPLRGIASMHCSANVGKDGDTAIFFGLSGTGKTTLSTDPKRALIGDDEHGWDDNGVFNFEGGCYAKTIKLSKEAEPDIYNAIRRDALLENVTVDAYGKIDYDDNSKTENTRVSYPIYHIDNIVKPVSKAGHAKKVVFLTADAFGVLPPVAKLTPEQTQYYFLSGFTAKLAGTERGVTEPTPTFSSCFGEAFLSLHPTQYAEVLEKRIKENNAEVYLVNTGWNGTGKRISIQDTRGIIDAIMDGSIEQSNFTQLPYFNLAIPTELTGVDTNILDPQDTYEDKAQWDAKAKKLAGMFVDNFNRFADNEAAQALIAAGPKA is encoded by the coding sequence ATGTCACTTGATCTAAACCAGCTTGATCTTGCCCAATATGGTATTTCAAACGTTGCAGAAATCGTTTACAACCCGTCTTACGAGTTACTATTTGAAGAAGAAACTCGCACTGATAACCAAGGTTATGAACGAGGCGTTGTGACTGAGTCAGGTGCGGTATCAGTTGACACTGGTATTTTCACTGGCCGTTCTCCAAAAGATAAATACATCGTGATGGATGATGTGACACGCGATACGGTCTGGTGGTCAAAAAATGGCGTGAATGATAACAAAGCCATTTCTCCTGAAGTATGGAGTGATTTAAAAGCATTAGTTACCAAGCAACTTTCTGAGAGCCGTTTGTTTGTGGTTGATGCTTTTTGTGGCGCAAACGAAGACACTCGCTTAAAAGTACGCTTTATTACTCAAGTGGCATGGCAAGCGCACTTCGTGAAAAACATGTTTATCCGCCCCACTGATGCTGAACTAGAAGGTTTCGAGCCAGATTTCGTGGTAATGAACGGTTCTAAAACCACCAATCCTGATTATGAAAAGCACGGCTTAAATTCTGAAAACTTTGTAGCCTTCAACTTAACCGAAAAAATTCAGTTAATTGGCGGGACCTGGTATGGCGGCGAAATGAAAAAAGGTATGTTCTCGATGATGAACTACCTATTACCACTTCGCGGCATTGCTTCTATGCACTGCTCGGCCAATGTGGGCAAGGATGGTGATACAGCTATTTTCTTCGGCTTATCCGGAACTGGTAAAACAACCCTTTCAACCGATCCGAAACGCGCTTTGATTGGTGATGACGAACACGGTTGGGATGACAACGGCGTGTTTAACTTTGAAGGTGGCTGTTATGCAAAAACCATCAAATTAAGCAAAGAAGCTGAACCTGATATTTATAATGCCATTCGTCGCGATGCCTTATTGGAAAACGTAACGGTTGATGCTTATGGCAAAATCGATTACGACGATAACAGCAAAACCGAAAACACCCGTGTGTCTTACCCGATTTATCATATTGATAATATCGTTAAGCCAGTGTCAAAAGCTGGTCATGCCAAAAAAGTGGTGTTCTTAACTGCTGATGCTTTCGGGGTTTTACCACCGGTAGCCAAATTAACACCAGAGCAAACTCAATATTACTTCCTGTCCGGATTCACTGCCAAACTAGCCGGCACAGAGCGAGGCGTAACCGAACCAACACCTACCTTCTCGTCCTGTTTTGGTGAAGCTTTCTTGAGCCTACACCCAACCCAGTACGCTGAAGTTTTGGAAAAGCGCATTAAAGAAAACAACGCTGAAGTTTACTTAGTAAACACTGGTTGGAACGGTACTGGCAAACGTATTTCTATCCAAGACACTCGCGGCATTATTGATGCGATTATGGATGGTTCAATCGAGCAATCAAACTTCACTCAATTGCCTTACTTTAACTTAGCCATCCCTACCGAGTTAACGGGCGTTGATACTAATATCCTAGATCCGCAAGATACTTATGAAGATAAAGCGCAGTGGGATGCCAAAGCTAAAAAGCTTGCTGGTATGTTTGTTGATAACTTCAATCGTTTTGCCGATAACGAAGCAGCGCAAGCACTCATTGCAGCGGGGCCTAAGGCCTAA
- a CDS encoding carboxymuconolactone decarboxylase family protein, whose amino-acid sequence MMHPFEEFRQQRQAGNEAALDTNSLLVKRFFGLDKTAYGDGALDKKTKELLGLVCSMVLRCNDCIDYHLEQSVTLGWQQDELDEAMGVAMLVGGSIVIPHLRHAKSSLAFLFEEKA is encoded by the coding sequence ATTATGCATCCTTTTGAAGAATTTCGGCAGCAACGCCAAGCTGGTAATGAAGCTGCTTTAGACACCAATAGTCTACTGGTTAAACGTTTTTTTGGACTGGATAAAACCGCTTATGGTGATGGCGCACTGGATAAAAAAACTAAAGAGTTGTTAGGCTTAGTCTGCTCGATGGTTTTGCGTTGCAATGATTGTATCGATTATCACCTCGAACAATCCGTTACACTGGGTTGGCAGCAAGATGAGCTCGATGAAGCTATGGGCGTCGCGATGCTGGTTGGCGGCTCGATTGTAATTCCTCACTTGCGTCATGCTAAGAGTAGTCTTGCCTTTCTATTCGAAGAAAAAGCGTAA
- a CDS encoding DUF2066 domain-containing protein: protein MNTASTKTLAWLLSKLSLLMLVSCLLLPVAKAEVMPDLYTSSWPVSDQSESARNRALSNAFAQVLVRASGHEKVLNASAIKASLRDAASYMRLYSYQKLNFEEQKIYRKPLLLKVSFDPSAVTRLLKNSGQPVWNNNRPAGTYWIAVDNNGARKIAADGQDGAAIAARKEANSRGLPIILPLMDLEDKSAISAADVWGKFQEPVNKASKRYGADYVVMGSVSQAASGWQGSWVADLGSDTMRFTTSGASSQQAVAKMVNRVADRLATKLAVVLSNQTQTNYLLLQGIDSMQAYAKAQSILSNLSMVSSVNAIEVKRGDVLFQLELQSATQYLVDALEVSGNLRRSSGDLSDFSSNAPSALIYSWRN from the coding sequence ATGAACACAGCTTCCACTAAGACACTGGCGTGGTTACTTTCAAAGCTGAGCTTACTCATGCTCGTGAGCTGTTTGTTGCTGCCAGTTGCGAAAGCCGAGGTGATGCCCGATCTCTATACCTCCAGTTGGCCCGTTAGCGATCAGTCCGAATCGGCTCGCAACCGCGCTTTATCCAATGCTTTTGCTCAAGTGTTAGTGCGCGCCAGCGGTCATGAGAAGGTTCTAAACGCTTCGGCAATTAAAGCTTCCTTGCGCGATGCCGCTTCTTATATGCGTCTTTATTCTTATCAAAAACTCAATTTTGAAGAACAAAAGATTTATCGTAAGCCTTTATTACTGAAAGTCAGTTTTGATCCTAGTGCGGTAACTCGGTTATTGAAAAACTCTGGACAACCAGTTTGGAACAATAATCGACCTGCTGGTACTTATTGGATTGCGGTTGATAATAATGGAGCGCGTAAAATAGCCGCTGATGGGCAAGACGGTGCTGCTATTGCCGCGCGTAAAGAAGCTAACAGTCGTGGCCTGCCGATCATTTTGCCGCTGATGGATTTAGAAGATAAATCCGCTATTTCAGCTGCGGATGTTTGGGGTAAGTTTCAAGAGCCGGTTAACAAGGCATCGAAACGCTATGGCGCCGATTATGTGGTGATGGGTAGCGTGAGCCAAGCAGCCAGTGGCTGGCAAGGCAGTTGGGTGGCTGACTTGGGTAGCGATACCATGCGCTTTACCACTAGCGGTGCTTCTAGCCAACAAGCGGTGGCTAAGATGGTTAATCGCGTTGCCGATCGGTTAGCCACTAAGTTGGCGGTGGTTCTGTCTAATCAAACTCAAACTAACTATCTATTGCTGCAAGGGATCGATAGCATGCAAGCCTACGCTAAGGCGCAAAGTATTTTGAGTAATCTTAGTATGGTTTCAAGCGTTAATGCGATAGAAGTTAAACGTGGTGATGTGTTGTTTCAGCTGGAATTACAATCGGCTACCCAATACCTAGTCGATGCGCTTGAGGTTAGTGGTAATTTGCGTCGTTCCAGTGGCGATCTGAGTGATTTTAGCTCTAACGCGCCTTCGGCGCTTATCTACAGCTGGCGTAATTAA
- a CDS encoding CDP-alcohol phosphatidyltransferase family protein, with protein MSLSLLPNAITILRVFLIVPFIWYLQAGQYQPALIIFLIAGVSDGLDGLLAKRFKWQSRFGSITDPLADKLLLFAALLLLAMKGQISWNLFWVATIRDIVIVAGATWYHFKVGRYEMQPSLISKWNTALLILLVLLVLISLSWYPISAMILVGLEWLLISTCIISGLHYIYLGCVAYRQHKLDANKTASP; from the coding sequence ATGAGTTTAAGCCTTCTTCCTAATGCAATAACCATTTTAAGGGTATTTTTGATTGTTCCTTTTATTTGGTATTTGCAAGCAGGGCAGTATCAACCGGCGTTGATTATTTTTCTGATTGCAGGCGTTTCCGATGGATTAGACGGCTTGTTAGCAAAGCGTTTTAAATGGCAAAGTCGTTTTGGCTCGATTACCGATCCGCTCGCCGATAAACTACTATTGTTTGCCGCCTTGCTATTGCTAGCGATGAAAGGACAAATTTCGTGGAATCTTTTTTGGGTAGCGACGATCCGAGATATTGTGATTGTGGCTGGTGCTACTTGGTATCACTTTAAAGTTGGTCGTTATGAAATGCAGCCATCGCTAATCTCGAAGTGGAACACCGCGTTACTAATTTTGTTAGTATTATTGGTACTAATTAGTCTTTCTTGGTACCCAATTTCTGCGATGATCTTAGTGGGTTTAGAGTGGCTTTTGATCAGCACCTGTATCATCAGTGGACTTCACTACATATATTTGGGTTGTGTTGCCTATCGGCAACACAAACTGGATGCCAATAAAACCGCAAGCCCTTAA
- the hda gene encoding DnaA regulatory inactivator Hda: MQQIPFQYELKVDATFDNFIQGQNRLLIEQLKGIAQGDAEFIYFHGETGTGKTHLLQALAHLASEPVASAETISERAEFNVVYIPLEADFLSHQVLADLDYFDCVCVDNLGAIIRQPNSLEWQQALFNLYNRLKEAGKSLVISAEFPPASLTLELADLKSRLSAMLIHAIKPLSDEEKLEFVMSKAHQAGMELNQDAAQYLISRQQRDLANLNHLLDKLDRASLQAQRKLTKPFIRKALAKD, translated from the coding sequence ATGCAGCAAATCCCCTTTCAATACGAATTAAAAGTTGATGCGACCTTTGATAATTTCATTCAAGGGCAGAATCGGTTGCTGATTGAACAGCTCAAAGGGATCGCTCAGGGCGATGCCGAGTTTATTTACTTTCACGGCGAAACGGGTACAGGTAAAACTCACTTATTGCAAGCGTTAGCACACCTAGCTTCTGAGCCAGTCGCTTCGGCTGAAACCATTTCAGAGCGAGCAGAGTTTAACGTGGTTTATATTCCGCTAGAAGCGGATTTTTTATCGCATCAAGTATTGGCCGATTTGGATTATTTTGATTGTGTTTGCGTGGATAATCTGGGAGCTATCATTCGGCAGCCCAACAGCCTTGAATGGCAACAAGCGCTGTTTAATTTATACAACCGGCTAAAAGAAGCGGGCAAATCTTTGGTCATTAGCGCAGAGTTTCCGCCAGCAAGTCTAACCTTAGAGCTGGCAGATTTGAAATCGCGTTTAAGCGCCATGCTGATCCACGCAATTAAACCGCTCAGTGACGAAGAAAAGCTAGAGTTTGTGATGAGTAAAGCCCATCAAGCAGGTATGGAGCTTAATCAAGATGCCGCCCAATACCTTATTAGTCGTCAGCAAAGGGACCTAGCAAACTTAAATCATCTATTGGATAAACTGGATAGAGCTTCTTTGCAGGCACAACGCAAACTGACGAAGCCTTTTATTCGCAAGGCGCTGGCCAAAGACTAG
- a CDS encoding YrbL family protein, whose product MINLDDSLFIAKGEHRACYRHPDKNNLCIKVSFDSKSPEHKRELGYYKLLSKRNIGWDYLTRFHGMEQTNIGLGHLFDLVMDNNNQPSKTLEYYLKQGVPVGASQALLRLKSYLLKYSIVTKELNPKNIVCVNNGGNIEKAIIVDDIGNTEFLPISSYSSYFGRRKIHRKWRRFEEHLKQKGLALK is encoded by the coding sequence TTGATTAATTTAGACGATAGTTTGTTTATAGCTAAGGGTGAGCATAGAGCTTGCTACCGGCATCCTGATAAAAACAATTTATGTATAAAAGTCAGTTTTGATTCCAAATCGCCGGAGCACAAACGCGAGTTGGGTTACTATAAACTCTTATCAAAGCGTAATATCGGTTGGGATTATTTGACTCGCTTTCACGGAATGGAGCAAACCAATATCGGCTTGGGGCATCTATTCGATTTAGTTATGGACAACAATAATCAGCCGTCTAAAACCTTAGAGTATTATTTAAAGCAGGGCGTGCCAGTTGGAGCTAGCCAAGCTTTGCTTCGCCTTAAGTCCTATCTACTAAAATATTCAATTGTTACTAAAGAATTAAACCCAAAAAATATTGTTTGTGTTAACAATGGCGGCAATATTGAGAAAGCGATTATCGTCGATGATATTGGTAATACCGAATTCTTACCTATCAGTAGCTACTCCAGCTATTTTGGGAGGCGTAAAATTCACCGAAAGTGGCGGCGGTTTGAAGAGCACCTAAAACAAAAAGGTTTGGCTCTTAAGTAA
- the pheA gene encoding prephenate dehydratase, with translation MSNDELKTLRTAINQLDKELLQVFAKRRQLSKQVAQTKYQKQLNIRDQAQEKKLLSQLLSNADKLGLDSATTLSLFHNIIEDSIRTQYDYFLSQEHSAEQPITLALLGSDTSYSAIAAKNHFATKSSDYKPRYFKNFKQIFDSLKTDKCNHALVPIENTNSGNITDIHDLLLEYDVKIVGEEKLKVKHCLIGIASASLDQITDVYSHPQAISQCKSFLDEHSKITSHFRSSTSAAIKLVDEYQNPSIAAIASEEAAVESGLSILQAGINNYQENYTRFLLVSRKEIQVPAKIPAKTSIVLTTKQQAGSLADCLLILKNHQINMTKIESRPISSKPWQEMFYIDFEGNTEDMDIEKMLYELERTAHQIKVLGCYPQHDILATHLDAKTLSDIEHNAT, from the coding sequence ATGAGTAACGATGAATTAAAAACACTTCGCACCGCCATAAATCAGCTCGATAAAGAGCTATTGCAGGTGTTTGCCAAAAGACGCCAGCTCAGTAAGCAGGTGGCACAAACTAAGTACCAAAAGCAACTCAATATTCGTGACCAAGCACAGGAAAAAAAACTGCTAAGTCAACTGCTATCCAATGCTGATAAACTGGGTTTGGACTCTGCAACCACTTTGAGCTTGTTTCATAATATCATTGAAGACTCAATACGCACTCAATACGACTACTTTCTTTCCCAAGAGCACAGCGCTGAACAGCCTATAACCTTAGCTTTACTAGGCAGCGATACTTCCTACAGTGCGATTGCTGCAAAAAATCATTTCGCCACCAAGAGCAGCGACTATAAGCCACGCTATTTCAAAAATTTTAAGCAGATTTTTGACAGTTTAAAAACTGATAAATGCAATCATGCTTTGGTACCGATTGAAAATACTAACTCCGGTAATATCACTGATATCCATGACCTATTGCTCGAATACGACGTAAAGATTGTTGGCGAAGAAAAGCTCAAAGTTAAGCATTGCTTGATTGGGATCGCGAGCGCGTCTTTGGATCAAATTACTGACGTATATTCACACCCACAAGCAATTAGCCAGTGCAAAAGCTTTCTAGATGAACACTCTAAAATCACCAGCCACTTTCGCTCCAGCACCAGCGCCGCCATTAAGTTAGTGGACGAATACCAAAACCCGAGCATTGCGGCTATCGCCAGTGAGGAAGCGGCGGTTGAGTCGGGCTTGAGCATTCTGCAAGCAGGAATTAACAATTACCAGGAAAATTACACGCGCTTTTTACTGGTAAGTAGAAAGGAGATCCAGGTTCCAGCAAAAATACCCGCTAAAACCAGTATTGTGTTAACCACCAAACAACAAGCGGGTTCTTTAGCCGATTGTTTACTGATCTTAAAAAACCATCAAATAAACATGACCAAAATCGAATCCAGACCTATTTCCAGTAAACCTTGGCAAGAAATGTTTTATATCGATTTTGAAGGTAATACTGAAGATATGGATATTGAAAAAATGTTATATGAATTGGAGCGCACGGCTCACCAGATTAAAGTTCTGGGTTGTTATCCGCAACACGATATTTTAGCAACCCACCTTGATGCAAAGACGCTTAGCGATATTGAGCATAATGCGACTTAA
- a CDS encoding 3-deoxy-7-phosphoheptulonate synthase → MTIKTNNLNIEKIDILTSPEDLKLDIPLTDKASELVAGTRQAISDILQGQDQRLMIICGPCSIHDIDSAKEYAKKLKTLADRYQDKFLILMRVYFEKPRTHIGWKGFINDPELNGSFNVKSGLRRARAFLAWLAELGLPAATEALDPISPQYLSDLISWAAIGARTTESQTHREMASGLSMPVGFKNGTDGSLDVATNALIAAKSAHSFMGIDSQGQVALIRTKGNPDAHIILRGGKKPNYQKEDIDELEQKLQSLQVNPKFIVDCSHGNSNKDYRNQPTVFHDILQQKQAGNQSIIGVMLESHLKEGNQPISASKDKLDYGVSITDACISWQTTETLLETAYQKSELN, encoded by the coding sequence ATGACCATAAAAACTAACAATTTAAACATTGAAAAAATCGATATTTTAACCTCGCCAGAGGATCTTAAACTCGATATCCCCTTAACTGACAAAGCCAGTGAACTGGTCGCAGGCACTCGGCAAGCCATCAGCGACATACTACAAGGGCAGGATCAAAGGCTAATGATCATTTGCGGTCCCTGCTCGATACATGACATTGATTCGGCCAAAGAATACGCCAAGAAGCTCAAAACTTTAGCGGATCGCTACCAAGATAAATTTTTGATTTTGATGCGAGTTTATTTTGAAAAACCGCGCACTCATATTGGCTGGAAAGGTTTTATTAATGATCCAGAGCTTAATGGTAGTTTCAATGTCAAATCTGGCTTAAGGCGTGCTCGCGCCTTCTTGGCTTGGTTGGCCGAGCTGGGCTTACCTGCCGCAACTGAAGCATTAGATCCAATTTCGCCACAATACTTATCCGATCTTATTAGCTGGGCGGCCATTGGCGCTCGTACCACCGAATCACAGACCCACCGTGAAATGGCTTCCGGTTTATCAATGCCAGTCGGTTTCAAAAATGGTACCGATGGTTCTTTAGACGTTGCCACCAATGCTTTAATAGCCGCCAAGTCAGCACACAGTTTTATGGGGATCGATAGTCAAGGCCAAGTAGCGCTGATCAGAACCAAAGGTAATCCTGATGCCCACATTATTTTGCGTGGCGGCAAAAAACCCAATTATCAAAAAGAAGATATCGACGAGTTAGAGCAAAAACTGCAATCACTTCAAGTCAACCCGAAATTTATTGTGGACTGTAGTCACGGTAACTCGAATAAGGATTACCGAAATCAGCCAACGGTTTTTCATGATATTTTGCAACAAAAACAAGCTGGCAACCAATCGATCATTGGCGTTATGTTAGAAAGTCACCTAAAAGAAGGCAATCAGCCCATATCGGCGTCAAAAGATAAACTCGACTATGGGGTTTCCATCACTGATGCTTGTATTAGCTGGCAAACAACCGAAACTTTGCTAGAAACCGCTTATCAGAAAAGCGAACTAAACTAG
- a CDS encoding OmpA family protein has product MLNFKSTKPLVLTAGLTIVAAFASGCTTLDPYTGEEKTSKAVKYGGIGAVVCGIIGSTRNSRSARNAALGCGAIGAGIGAYMDHQEKELREELAGTGVGVQRDGDRINLIMPGDITFETNRYDIQGNFYPVLNSVAKVLYKYKDTDLEVAGFTDSTGSDAYNQQLSEKRADSVAGYLRGQQVAPQRLRSVGLGEAYPIASNDTESGRARNRRVELKIIPIQPAG; this is encoded by the coding sequence ATGCTAAATTTCAAATCAACAAAACCGCTTGTATTAACCGCAGGACTGACCATCGTAGCAGCTTTCGCATCCGGCTGTACTACCCTAGATCCCTACACTGGCGAAGAAAAAACCAGCAAAGCTGTCAAGTATGGCGGTATTGGCGCTGTGGTTTGTGGCATTATTGGTTCTACTCGCAACAGCCGTAGCGCTCGTAATGCAGCCTTAGGTTGTGGTGCTATTGGCGCTGGTATTGGTGCTTATATGGATCACCAAGAAAAAGAATTACGCGAAGAGCTTGCCGGTACTGGCGTTGGCGTACAACGCGATGGTGACCGAATTAACCTGATTATGCCAGGCGATATTACCTTCGAAACAAACCGTTATGACATTCAAGGCAACTTTTATCCCGTCTTAAACTCGGTAGCAAAAGTGCTTTATAAGTATAAAGACACTGACTTAGAAGTCGCTGGCTTTACTGACTCAACTGGCTCTGACGCTTATAATCAGCAATTATCTGAAAAACGTGCTGACAGTGTTGCGGGTTATTTACGCGGGCAACAGGTAGCGCCACAACGTCTTAGAAGTGTTGGTCTTGGCGAAGCTTATCCTATCGCTTCAAACGACACTGAGTCGGGTCGAGCGCGTAATCGCCGTGTGGAATTAAAAATTATTCCTATTCAACCAGCAGGCTAA
- a CDS encoding polyprenyl synthetase family protein produces the protein MTLDDIRALVDREFENTNQIILDRLQSDVVLVNQVGQYIVAAGGKRLRPMLLLLAAKALNYQEDPIKSQSILAAVIEMIHTATLLHDDVVDESDLRRGRETANSLFGNQASVLVGDYLYSRAFQMMVEVGEMRVMDVLSDTTNQIAAGEVLQLMNVNDPDVSEASYYQVIERKTAILFAAATQLAAIISGADKATETALQEYGMQLGIAFQLIDDALDYAADTADLGKNVGDDLAEGKPTLPLIHALENADEAGQKFIRSAIEHGGLEQMDDILAIIKQTGAIEYTYAAAEAAIGKAVNALAVLEDSQYKIALLELAQLSLKRAS, from the coding sequence ATGACACTTGATGATATCCGCGCTTTAGTCGATCGCGAGTTTGAAAACACCAACCAAATTATTTTGGATCGGTTGCAATCGGACGTGGTTTTAGTCAATCAAGTAGGCCAATATATTGTTGCTGCGGGCGGTAAACGCTTGCGTCCAATGTTGCTACTATTAGCTGCCAAGGCATTGAATTATCAAGAAGATCCCATCAAATCACAGTCTATCTTGGCTGCGGTTATCGAAATGATCCACACCGCAACTTTGCTGCACGATGACGTTGTGGATGAATCTGATTTACGTCGTGGTCGAGAAACCGCCAATTCCCTATTCGGCAATCAAGCCTCGGTGTTAGTGGGTGATTACCTCTACAGCCGCGCTTTTCAGATGATGGTAGAAGTGGGTGAAATGCGAGTGATGGATGTTTTATCGGACACCACCAACCAAATTGCTGCTGGCGAGGTCTTGCAGCTGATGAATGTGAATGATCCCGATGTCAGTGAAGCCAGTTATTACCAAGTGATTGAGCGTAAAACCGCTATTTTATTTGCCGCCGCGACTCAATTGGCAGCCATTATTAGTGGCGCTGATAAGGCAACCGAAACGGCTTTACAGGAATACGGTATGCAACTGGGTATCGCCTTCCAGCTAATTGATGATGCGTTAGATTATGCTGCAGATACCGCAGATTTAGGCAAAAATGTCGGTGACGATCTAGCCGAAGGCAAACCTACCCTGCCGCTGATTCATGCGCTAGAAAATGCCGATGAAGCAGGCCAAAAGTTTATCCGCTCGGCAATTGAGCATGGTGGTCTTGAGCAGATGGACGACATTTTAGCGATTATTAAGCAAACTGGCGCGATTGAATACACCTATGCTGCGGCTGAAGCGGCTATTGGCAAAGCTGTAAACGCCTTAGCGGTCCTTGAAGACTCACAATATAAAATAGCCTTGCTAGAGTTAGCACAGCTATCCTTAAAACGCGCTTCTTAA
- a CDS encoding pentapeptide repeat-containing protein, with protein MNNPSKNKSAEAREQAEVKPEHSLSREALLDLLGAGSFVWNEWRHKNPKAKIVLDGEDLRGMDLSDVDLSEVSLVKANLAYSDLKNAILIATNLSQANLCYCNLNNAKLIAANLYQTNLSHANVLHANFLTAMCHQADFSNVDFKDQDLRGQNLKGANLSGADLRQQNLEGIDLRQAKLIGANLDGVNLIDANMEGANLSDVDLSSCQLTGASMHHAILNNCNLSRLDLSDFNFSGSSLRGADLRESNLSKANLDGVDLSSAKLWQIQSKGWSIRGLSCTHASWDQRGREYTHYTKNQFEKLFADKISFQLYYQRLLSYQDLATLPFLIEHLEASFWGCKLRIREVRNEPGDTQVVLVVEDTGGLNPSMLEASLQQEADKLQSIQISLQSERKLQSEIRESMQEIKDRYWPKLLELSEQDSDAKMRRMAVLFTDLKGFSNWDKQERTERLSLFRGLLKPVMKQWQASYPNMEGDSLRATFSTISQALQCAAMMQKVLTGAGFVVRIGLDVGDVKITHNEITEQLDIEGDALNFAARLESMAAPGEVLVSENVRHYALQADAPFLFKEQRLALKKSVGERQAGDMVVCFIAQPLADLK; from the coding sequence ATGAATAACCCCAGCAAAAATAAATCTGCTGAAGCTCGCGAGCAAGCAGAAGTCAAGCCTGAGCATTCGCTATCGCGTGAAGCGTTGCTAGATTTGCTTGGTGCAGGCTCCTTTGTTTGGAACGAGTGGCGTCATAAAAATCCCAAGGCCAAGATTGTGTTGGATGGTGAAGATTTACGTGGTATGGATTTATCGGACGTAGATCTGTCTGAGGTAAGTTTGGTCAAAGCCAATTTGGCTTATTCGGATCTAAAAAATGCTATTTTGATCGCGACCAACTTAAGTCAAGCCAACTTGTGTTATTGCAACCTTAACAATGCCAAGTTGATAGCGGCTAATTTATATCAGACCAACTTAAGTCATGCTAATGTGTTGCATGCTAATTTTCTGACCGCCATGTGTCACCAAGCGGATTTTTCTAATGTGGATTTCAAAGATCAAGACTTGCGAGGGCAGAACCTAAAGGGTGCTAATTTGTCAGGCGCGGATTTGCGCCAGCAAAATTTAGAGGGAATTGATTTACGCCAAGCTAAGTTGATTGGTGCGAATCTTGACGGTGTTAATCTAATTGATGCCAATATGGAAGGAGCTAATCTTTCTGATGTGGACTTATCCAGTTGTCAATTAACAGGTGCATCCATGCATCATGCAATCTTGAACAACTGTAATTTATCGCGTTTGGACTTGAGCGACTTTAACTTTTCCGGCAGCAGTTTGCGCGGTGCAGATTTGCGGGAATCTAATTTATCTAAAGCCAATTTAGATGGGGTTGATTTAAGTTCGGCAAAATTGTGGCAGATCCAAAGTAAAGGTTGGTCTATTCGTGGTTTAAGTTGTACCCATGCTAGTTGGGATCAGCGCGGGCGAGAATATACTCATTACACTAAGAATCAGTTTGAAAAGTTATTTGCCGACAAGATCAGTTTTCAGCTTTATTACCAACGCCTCTTGTCTTACCAAGATCTAGCAACGTTACCCTTCTTAATTGAGCATTTAGAAGCGAGTTTTTGGGGTTGTAAATTACGGATCCGTGAAGTGCGTAATGAACCCGGCGATACACAAGTAGTATTGGTGGTCGAGGATACAGGTGGCTTAAATCCATCCATGTTGGAAGCGAGCTTGCAGCAAGAAGCGGATAAGTTGCAATCGATTCAAATCAGCTTACAGTCTGAGCGTAAATTACAGTCAGAAATTCGTGAGTCGATGCAAGAGATTAAGGATCGGTATTGGCCCAAATTACTAGAGCTTTCTGAGCAAGACAGTGATGCAAAAATGCGTCGCATGGCAGTTTTGTTCACCGATTTAAAAGGTTTTTCAAATTGGGATAAACAAGAAAGAACTGAACGCCTCTCTTTGTTCCGAGGTTTGCTAAAACCGGTGATGAAACAATGGCAAGCAAGTTATCCGAATATGGAAGGTGATTCCTTAAGAGCGACTTTTTCTACCATTTCGCAGGCGCTGCAATGTGCTGCCATGATGCAAAAAGTCCTTACAGGAGCTGGTTTTGTCGTGCGTATTGGCTTGGATGTAGGCGACGTTAAAATTACTCACAATGAAATTACTGAACAGCTCGATATCGAAGGTGATGCGCTAAATTTTGCAGCTCGTTTGGAGAGCATGGCAGCACCAGGCGAAGTTTTGGTGTCAGAAAATGTGCGCCATTATGCTTTGCAAGCTGACGCGCCATTCTTATTTAAAGAGCAACGACTTGCTTTGAAAAAGTCGGTTGGAGAGCGCCAAGCCGGCGATATGGTAGTTTGCTTTATTGCGCAACCTTTAGCAGATTTAAAATAA